TCAATCCCGCGAGCACGATGGTAGCAGGGATGGTCACCAGCCAGGCCAGCGCAATATCCCTGGTGACTCTCCAGCGAACCTTCGACATTCTGTCGGCAGCTCCCACCCCCACGATGGAGGAACTCACCACCTGGGTGGTGCTAACAGGTCCACCTAATGCTGAAGCGCCAAAGATGATGCCAGCTGATGCGATCTGTGAATTTAATGCGTGGATCGGGCGAACGCGGAAGATCTTTCCGCCCAGCGTGTGGATGATCCGCCAACCCCCCGATGCCGTGCCAATAGAAATTGCCGTGGCGCTGGCCAGCATTACCCACATCGGCACATGGAATTCCTCCTGAAACCCCAGGGTTACCAGGGCCATCGTGATGATGCCCATCGTCTTTTGGGCATCGTTGGTGCCATGGGCCAGTGCCAGTGCCGCCGAGGTCGGAATCTGGCCACGCTTGAATGTGGTGTTGACACTTGGTGAGGAGCCCCTGGCTGCCCAGAGCATGAATCGCATGAGCAGTGCGCCCAATACCAGGCCGAAGATAGGCGAAAGGAACAGCGCGAGAATAACCTTCCACATGCCTTCGATCGGTCCAAAAATCAAGGCCGCAATGGCCTTTCCGAATTGCAGGTTGATGAAAAAGTCGAAGGCGATGCCCAGTGCTCCCCAGTTGATGACCTGCGGCCCCGAAAATACCAGCACAGCACCAACGATCCCTCCTATCAGGGCGTGGCTGGAACTGGAAGGGATACCAAAGTACCAGGTGAGGATGTTCCAGATGATGGCGCTAAGCAGGGCAGCCAGGATAACGGTAACTGTGATGGAGTTGGGATCTACCACCTCGCTGCCGACAGTCTTGGCGACCGCGGTGCCAAAGAGCAGTGGTCCAATCAGGTGCGCGAGGGCCGCCATCGACAGGGCAGCTCGAGGCGCCATCGCACGCGATGCGATGAGGGTCGCAACTGTGTTGGCGCTGTCGTGAAACCCATTGAGAAAATCGAAAATCAGGGAAACGACAACGACACTAAGCAGCAAGGCAACTTCGGTCGGCATGTTTCAGTGTCTCAAATTCCAGCCGCCGTCTCTGGCTTCTTTCGGACGACGGGATTTCTGCCGGGACAGACTCAGGTAGCAAAGGCAATTCACGGGTGAAGACAAGATCGTATCATCTACGACGATCTCTGTCAAGAAGAGCGAATCGAGGGTTCAGGTAGACAGGTAGACAAGGGAAAAGTAAACAAGTTAACAAGGAATAAGTAGACAAGTCAACATGATCGTGGCACATCAGCAACGATGAACATATGGATGCGGTGGACACCAACACGTCCCCGGCCTTTCAGGCGTCTTTCAGACAGGCCGCCTGGCCGCGTCACTCCCGCTGTCATCCTCGCGGACGCCGCCAGCACGCTAGCAAGCGGTGCGTGAGCTAGGCGTACCGTGAGGTAGGAACGCGGGAGTCCAGGAATCGATGCCGCTTTCGCAGGGATGATGTTCACCTATCGAAAAAGCGCTCATTTTCAAGACAGGGGTAAATACTGGACTTTGGCCAAAATTGCATTATTGTCAAGTAAATGCGTAAAAACAACCCATTTTCGAGTTGAGTCATAGAATCGGC
The nucleotide sequence above comes from Chloroflexota bacterium. Encoded proteins:
- a CDS encoding inorganic phosphate transporter — translated: MPTEVALLLSVVVVSLIFDFLNGFHDSANTVATLIASRAMAPRAALSMAALAHLIGPLLFGTAVAKTVGSEVVDPNSITVTVILAALLSAIIWNILTWYFGIPSSSSHALIGGIVGAVLVFSGPQVINWGALGIAFDFFINLQFGKAIAALIFGPIEGMWKVILALFLSPIFGLVLGALLMRFMLWAARGSSPSVNTTFKRGQIPTSAALALAHGTNDAQKTMGIITMALVTLGFQEEFHVPMWVMLASATAISIGTASGGWRIIHTLGGKIFRVRPIHALNSQIASAGIIFGASALGGPVSTTQVVSSSIVGVGAADRMSKVRWRVTRDIALAWLVTIPATIVLAGLIYLPLSAWIGP